The following proteins come from a genomic window of Bradyrhizobium paxllaeri:
- a CDS encoding MucR family transcriptional regulator: MTDPAGKTPVELTANIVSAYLSNNPTQASEIPNLISQVHAALMRVSSGRPETPLEPAKPAVSMKKSITPEYLVCLEDGKRFKSLKRHLRTQYNMTPEQYRDKWGLPPDYPMVAPNYAVARSQLAKKMGLGQQARKRK; this comes from the coding sequence ATGACTGATCCCGCCGGCAAAACGCCCGTCGAACTGACCGCCAATATCGTTTCGGCCTATCTCAGCAACAATCCGACCCAGGCCTCTGAAATCCCGAACCTGATCAGCCAGGTCCACGCCGCGCTGATGCGGGTGTCGAGCGGCCGCCCCGAGACGCCGCTCGAGCCGGCCAAGCCGGCAGTGTCGATGAAGAAGTCGATAACCCCGGAATATCTGGTGTGTCTGGAAGACGGCAAGCGCTTCAAGTCGCTCAAGCGCCATCTGCGCACGCAGTACAACATGACGCCGGAACAGTACCGCGACAAATGGGGCCTGCCGCCGGATTACCCGATGGTGGCGCCGAACTACGCGGTGGCGCGTTCGCAGCTCGCCAAGAAGATGGGCCTCGGTCAGCAGGCGCGGAAGCGGAAGTAA
- a CDS encoding SufE family protein — MTIDEIRDNFELLDEWDDRYRYVIELGRMLDPMPEAEHSAENKVNGCVSQVWLSRQIDRSGNGEPRLKYLGDSDAHIVRGLIAILLTLYSGRTPQQILSTDALAVFDEFGFREHLTPQRSNGLRSMVERIRSDARESLAAAS, encoded by the coding sequence ATGACGATCGACGAAATCAGGGACAATTTCGAACTGCTGGACGAGTGGGACGACCGCTACCGGTATGTCATCGAACTCGGCCGCATGCTCGATCCGATGCCGGAGGCCGAGCATTCCGCCGAGAACAAGGTCAATGGCTGCGTCAGCCAGGTCTGGCTTTCCAGGCAGATCGACCGCAGCGGCAATGGCGAGCCGCGGCTGAAGTATCTGGGTGACAGCGACGCTCACATCGTGCGCGGCCTGATCGCAATCCTGCTCACGCTGTATTCCGGCCGCACGCCACAACAGATTCTTTCGACCGATGCGCTCGCCGTGTTCGACGAGTTTGGATTCCGCGAGCATCTGACGCCGCAGCGTTCCAACGGCCTGCGCTCCATGGTCGAGCGCATCCGCTCCGACGCGCGCGAGTCGCTGGCCGCGGCTTCCTGA
- a CDS encoding DUF5330 domain-containing protein has product MFFMLRMAFWLGLVLVLLPREKTPESDKTPQISASEAVSAATAAASDMSQFCKRQPAACEVGGQAATAIGQRAQDGARQLYKIITDDKKSEQPRVPDKKPDHTSSIGTDAEAVAANTSPTDALTDDDMAIEWRMPRTPLAAK; this is encoded by the coding sequence ATGTTTTTTATGCTTCGCATGGCGTTCTGGCTCGGGCTCGTGCTCGTGCTGCTGCCCAGGGAAAAGACGCCCGAATCGGACAAGACGCCGCAGATCAGCGCGTCCGAGGCTGTATCGGCTGCCACCGCCGCCGCCTCCGACATGAGCCAGTTCTGCAAGCGCCAGCCGGCGGCTTGCGAGGTCGGCGGCCAGGCCGCAACGGCGATCGGCCAGCGCGCCCAGGATGGCGCCCGCCAGTTGTACAAGATCATCACCGACGACAAGAAGTCCGAGCAACCCAGGGTCCCCGACAAGAAGCCCGACCATACCAGTTCGATCGGCACCGACGCCGAGGCCGTTGCCGCGAACACGTCGCCCACCGACGCGCTGACGGACGACGACATGGCGATCGAATGGCGGATGCCGCGGACGCCGTTGGCTGCAAAATAG
- a CDS encoding ATP-binding protein, which translates to MSIIRDCLDALLHPSARYDALTRARHRAFMAPRLLGSLVALAAFPIYLAMRGAPTALEVAAFAWLIAPILLSWFLSRTGRYEGAHILSALALAGLVMMVAVTTGGIESFAAVWLIVVPLEAALSASRRVVAFASALALSCAAMLIALGHFHLLPVAEPNAALRGVLMGAGVASATLYAAGLAVSAESLARTSVSLLYLEEDRYRLLARNMSDVISRHSRNGAVGFISPAAEAMLGTPGARLTGHGLFDRVHVADRPAYLTALSDAAGGSEQRSVEFRLRRDAVRGQNTSADFIWVEMRCRLLEQASPEAEVVAVMRDITDRKMQEQALETARAAAEQADASKTRFLATMSHELRTPLNAIIGFSEMIVHEEAMMLDTARRREYAQLINDSGQHLLSVVNGILDMSKMETGNFEISPEPFAPRAALLHCCNLLALKARDNGVDLITRAAEDLPVMNGDPRAFKQIALNLITNAIKFTERGGSVTVSAAVEGSRLMLGVTDTGVGIAAEDLARIGDPFFQAGKTYQRKHEGTGLGLSIVKGLVALHNGEMNVQSSVGEGTTVTVTLPLDFAPSLAPSNNIATLKPAQRPESQDEAQQVKKRA; encoded by the coding sequence TTGAGTATCATCCGCGATTGTCTCGATGCGTTGCTGCATCCCTCGGCACGATATGATGCGCTGACGCGTGCGCGTCATCGCGCGTTCATGGCGCCGCGGCTGCTCGGCAGCCTGGTGGCGCTTGCCGCTTTTCCGATCTATCTGGCGATGCGCGGAGCGCCCACGGCGCTCGAGGTTGCGGCCTTCGCCTGGCTGATCGCTCCCATTCTGTTGTCCTGGTTCCTGTCGCGCACCGGCCGCTACGAAGGCGCGCATATCCTTTCCGCGCTGGCGCTGGCCGGCCTTGTCATGATGGTTGCCGTGACCACCGGCGGCATCGAATCCTTCGCCGCGGTCTGGCTCATCGTCGTTCCGCTGGAAGCTGCGCTATCGGCCTCGCGCCGCGTGGTCGCGTTCGCTTCCGCGCTGGCGCTGTCATGCGCCGCCATGTTGATCGCGCTTGGACATTTTCATCTCCTGCCGGTGGCGGAGCCGAACGCGGCCCTGCGCGGCGTCCTGATGGGGGCGGGCGTCGCTTCGGCGACGCTCTACGCGGCGGGACTCGCCGTCAGCGCCGAATCGCTGGCGCGCACGTCTGTGTCGTTGCTCTATCTCGAAGAGGATCGTTACCGCCTGCTGGCGCGGAACATGAGCGACGTGATTTCGCGTCACAGTCGCAACGGCGCCGTGGGGTTCATTTCACCGGCGGCGGAAGCCATGCTCGGCACGCCCGGCGCCCGACTTACCGGCCACGGCCTGTTCGACCGCGTCCATGTCGCCGATCGGCCGGCCTATCTTACGGCGCTATCGGATGCCGCGGGCGGCAGCGAGCAGCGCAGCGTCGAATTCCGCCTGCGCCGCGATGCGGTGCGCGGCCAGAACACATCAGCCGATTTCATCTGGGTCGAGATGCGCTGCCGGCTGCTCGAGCAGGCTTCGCCCGAGGCCGAGGTCGTCGCCGTGATGCGCGACATCACCGACCGCAAGATGCAGGAGCAGGCCCTCGAAACGGCGCGCGCCGCCGCCGAGCAGGCCGATGCCTCCAAGACGCGCTTCCTCGCCACCATGAGCCACGAACTGCGCACGCCGCTCAACGCCATCATCGGTTTCTCCGAGATGATCGTGCATGAAGAGGCGATGATGCTCGATACCGCGCGCCGCAGGGAATATGCGCAGCTGATCAACGATTCCGGTCAGCATCTGTTGTCGGTCGTCAACGGCATCCTCGACATGTCCAAGATGGAAACCGGCAATTTCGAAATTTCGCCGGAGCCGTTCGCGCCGCGCGCGGCGCTGCTGCACTGCTGCAATCTGCTGGCGCTGAAGGCGCGCGACAACGGCGTCGATCTGATCACCCGCGCGGCGGAAGACTTGCCCGTCATGAATGGCGATCCCCGTGCGTTCAAGCAGATCGCGCTGAACCTCATCACCAATGCCATCAAGTTCACCGAGCGCGGCGGCAGCGTGACGGTTTCCGCCGCCGTCGAGGGATCGCGGCTGATGCTGGGTGTCACCGACACCGGGGTCGGTATCGCGGCCGAGGACCTCGCGCGGATCGGCGATCCGTTCTTCCAGGCCGGCAAGACCTATCAGCGCAAGCACGAAGGCACCGGCCTCGGCCTGTCGATCGTGAAGGGACTGGTCGCATTGCATAATGGCGAGATGAACGTGCAGAGCAGCGTCGGCGAGGGCACCACGGTGACCGTTACCTTGCCGCTTGACTTTGCGCCGTCGCTGGCGCCTTCAAACAACATCGCGACGCTGAAACCGGCGCAGCGACCCGAATCTCAGGACGAAGCCCAGCAGGTGAAGAAGCGTGCCTAG
- a CDS encoding peptidoglycan-binding domain-containing protein produces MPRRIDDDEDEMPRRRRRGAKAVAIEAEEERRGLLTRIFLHSPKDVIAGLLAAAAICAIVANALFLQAGRHPSPMFGSVVTLPAPQAAVSNPLPRPRPVELTGRPGDSDPPEIRPVEVRSAEPKTSDSRSSDFRSSDSRNAEPKNADPMANLVVKSTGAPTTAPANVARPPAPIPATTQSAGARRVAAVQRALTQYGYGQLKPTGAVGSDTQAAISKFERDRKLPVTGQMSDRLVKELTAMIGHPID; encoded by the coding sequence GTGCCTAGGCGTATTGACGACGACGAAGACGAGATGCCGCGCCGCCGCCGCCGTGGCGCGAAGGCGGTTGCGATCGAAGCGGAGGAAGAGCGTCGCGGTCTCCTGACGCGCATCTTCCTGCACAGTCCGAAGGACGTGATCGCGGGCCTGCTTGCGGCTGCCGCGATCTGCGCCATCGTCGCCAATGCATTGTTTCTGCAGGCTGGCCGCCATCCCTCGCCGATGTTCGGCTCGGTCGTGACGCTGCCGGCGCCGCAGGCTGCCGTGTCGAACCCGTTGCCGCGCCCGCGCCCGGTCGAATTGACCGGAAGGCCAGGCGATTCAGATCCGCCGGAAATCCGGCCGGTCGAGGTGAGGAGCGCGGAACCCAAGACCTCTGATTCCAGGAGTTCTGATTTCAGGAGTTCCGATTCCAGGAACGCCGAACCCAAGAATGCCGATCCCATGGCCAATCTGGTGGTCAAGTCGACCGGCGCGCCTACTACGGCGCCTGCCAATGTAGCGCGGCCGCCGGCGCCGATTCCGGCCACTACGCAAAGCGCCGGCGCGCGCCGCGTGGCGGCGGTGCAGCGCGCGCTCACGCAATATGGCTATGGCCAGTTGAAGCCGACCGGGGCGGTCGGTTCGGACACGCAGGCCGCGATCTCGAAATTCGAGCGCGACCGCAAGCTCCCGGTGACCGGACAAATGTCCGATCGGCTGGTGAAGGAGCTCACGGCCATGATTGGGCACCCGATCGACTAG
- a CDS encoding DUF1778 domain-containing protein, producing MSATARDTLNMRIKPEDRTLFDWAAKVQGKTRTDFILEAARRAAEEALLDRAVIQVSAKAYADFIARLEAPPSPNKRLKRTMQGKAPWE from the coding sequence ATGTCAGCGACTGCCCGTGACACCCTGAACATGCGCATCAAGCCCGAGGATCGGACTCTGTTCGATTGGGCCGCCAAGGTTCAAGGCAAGACACGCACCGACTTCATTCTTGAGGCCGCCCGACGCGCTGCCGAAGAGGCGCTGCTCGATCGCGCCGTCATCCAGGTAAGTGCCAAGGCTTACGCGGACTTTATTGCACGGCTCGAGGCGCCACCATCGCCGAACAAACGACTCAAGCGCACCATGCAGGGTAAGGCTCCCTGGGAATGA
- a CDS encoding GNAT family N-acetyltransferase, whose amino-acid sequence MKLGPPSSIEDGHDVSAFSCGHPALDDWLRRRALANHKSGASRTFVVCEGSRVVAYYALAAGALACAEATGRFRRNMPDPIPVAILARLAIDNGYQKRGLGRALFRDAALRILGAADAIGIRGLLVHAISEEAASFYRAVGVESSPADPQTLMVTLADLQAAL is encoded by the coding sequence ATGAAGCTCGGTCCTCCGTCGTCGATCGAGGATGGTCACGATGTGTCGGCGTTTTCGTGCGGTCATCCAGCTCTTGATGATTGGCTCAGGCGTCGCGCGTTAGCCAATCACAAGAGTGGTGCATCGCGAACTTTCGTTGTTTGCGAGGGAAGTCGTGTCGTTGCCTATTATGCGCTGGCGGCAGGCGCACTCGCCTGCGCGGAGGCGACGGGAAGATTCAGGCGCAACATGCCTGACCCAATTCCGGTAGCTATCCTTGCCCGCCTTGCCATCGACAATGGATACCAGAAACGAGGTTTGGGACGGGCCCTGTTCCGTGACGCAGCGCTACGCATACTTGGTGCCGCCGACGCCATCGGCATACGCGGACTTCTGGTGCACGCAATCTCCGAGGAAGCCGCAAGTTTTTATCGCGCTGTCGGCGTGGAATCCTCACCCGCAGACCCCCAAACGCTGATGGTGACTCTGGCCGACCTGCAGGCCGCTTTGTGA
- a CDS encoding DUF1491 family protein translates to MRLKSSIWVAAYLRRCQNEGIFGAVRKRGAEEAGAVFIKVALLDGNAMLYAPAPQTVYDESRPAERLFAPASPQPVPEQSVEERLAKELRFDPDAWIVETEDRAGRHFLELAKA, encoded by the coding sequence ATGCGATTGAAATCATCCATCTGGGTGGCCGCTTACCTGCGCCGCTGCCAGAATGAGGGAATATTTGGCGCCGTGCGCAAGCGCGGTGCGGAAGAGGCGGGGGCGGTGTTTATCAAGGTGGCGTTGCTTGACGGCAACGCCATGCTGTATGCGCCCGCGCCGCAGACCGTCTATGACGAGAGCCGGCCGGCCGAGCGGCTGTTCGCGCCGGCTTCGCCGCAGCCGGTGCCGGAGCAATCGGTGGAAGAACGCCTTGCCAAGGAGCTGCGTTTCGATCCCGACGCCTGGATCGTCGAGACCGAGGACCGGGCAGGGCGGCATTTTCTGGAGCTGGCGAAAGCCTAA
- a CDS encoding DUF2336 domain-containing protein, translated as MTAAPLFPGFDGLMTLSRREGVDIRPTLLRVLTDLYVQASAHSADEERQFVELASRLIDQVDDATRAAVRARLAIYPATPAAIMVKLGLRRSQPSEAPPLAAAIAAAPADAPTVKPLSEAQLRMASNLSMRPNDAAEITDMFFSAGPSERAQILHNLSDTPLKAAPRISAARAARALHILEMAAFAEDIENFTLELGDALILPSRIAAQVVNDPGGEPLACAARALDMPSAAFQRVLLFLNPEFGSSVHNVYRLSRLYDRLSERSALVMLAAWRGSTMAVSRAKYRAALYDDERHRARVPNSQTRPAVQPGTAPAVRTGTDGSKR; from the coding sequence ATGACGGCAGCTCCATTGTTTCCGGGATTCGACGGGCTGATGACGCTCTCGCGCCGCGAGGGCGTCGATATCCGCCCGACCTTGCTGCGCGTGCTGACCGACCTCTATGTCCAGGCCAGCGCCCACTCCGCCGACGAGGAACGGCAGTTCGTCGAACTCGCCTCCCGCCTGATCGACCAGGTCGACGACGCCACCCGCGCCGCGGTGCGGGCACGGCTTGCGATCTATCCGGCGACACCGGCCGCGATCATGGTCAAGCTCGGCCTGCGGCGCTCGCAACCCAGCGAAGCCCCGCCGCTTGCGGCTGCGATTGCCGCCGCTCCTGCCGATGCGCCGACGGTGAAGCCACTGAGCGAAGCACAGTTGCGAATGGCATCCAACCTGTCGATGCGGCCCAATGATGCCGCCGAAATCACCGACATGTTCTTCTCGGCCGGCCCGAGCGAGCGCGCGCAGATCCTGCACAATCTCTCCGACACGCCGCTGAAGGCTGCGCCGCGAATTTCCGCAGCGCGCGCCGCCCGCGCGCTCCATATCCTGGAGATGGCCGCCTTCGCCGAGGACATCGAAAACTTCACACTCGAACTCGGCGACGCCCTGATCCTGCCATCGCGGATCGCGGCGCAGGTCGTCAACGACCCCGGCGGCGAGCCACTGGCCTGTGCGGCACGCGCGCTTGACATGCCGAGCGCGGCGTTCCAGCGCGTGCTGCTGTTCCTCAATCCCGAGTTCGGCTCGTCCGTGCACAATGTCTATCGCTTGTCACGGCTTTACGACCGTTTGAGCGAACGATCCGCGCTGGTCATGCTGGCCGCGTGGCGTGGCTCGACCATGGCAGTCAGCCGCGCCAAATATCGCGCCGCGCTGTACGATGACGAACGCCATCGCGCCCGCGTGCCGAATTCGCAAACGCGGCCGGCCGTGCAGCCCGGAACTGCGCCGGCGGTTCGCACCGGCACCGACGGTTCGAAACGCTAG
- a CDS encoding amidohydrolase family protein, whose product MPIPTQIVSNGEYLPPPQSAVQKKVEARINELADANGKHLGLSRRQFLHTSCGMAAAFLAMNDVYGNVFQVAAAEAREPELMLARAQGLSSQFIFDVQTHFVRDDFDHKELLGLADFASQHWNPKMKEEGVSSLGRYKFQNYVKEIYYDSDTNVALLSGAPFDDPSWWLLSNEQIVKARELINDFAGSRRLLAHSVITPKQPGWMEEVDKAIEVYKPDSWKSYTIGDPLAPSKFPWRLDDEQVMYPFYEKAVKAGINTLCIHKGLLPPDYEKSFAGVWEYATAWDIGKAAKDWPQMNFVIYHSALRAFLELPDKAWAEFEQTGRIQWATDLAEIPQKFGVTNVYAELGTSFANSAVAHPKFCAALVGTLIKGMGVDHVMWGTDSVWYGSPQWQIEALRRLEIPEDMQKKYGFAPLGDANSATKQQIFSGNALRFYKIKLKAAENTRMPTYSEDRLAALKNEYAQAATQPSNLRYGYVRAA is encoded by the coding sequence ATGCCTATTCCCACTCAGATTGTTTCCAACGGCGAGTATCTGCCGCCCCCGCAGAGCGCGGTGCAAAAAAAGGTCGAGGCACGGATCAACGAGCTCGCCGACGCTAACGGCAAGCACCTCGGCTTGAGCCGCAGGCAGTTCCTGCACACGAGTTGCGGAATGGCGGCGGCATTCCTCGCCATGAACGACGTCTATGGCAATGTTTTCCAGGTCGCGGCCGCGGAGGCGCGAGAGCCTGAATTGATGCTGGCGCGGGCGCAGGGACTCTCAAGCCAGTTCATTTTCGACGTTCAGACCCATTTCGTGCGCGACGACTTCGATCACAAGGAGCTTCTGGGGCTGGCCGACTTTGCAAGCCAGCACTGGAATCCGAAGATGAAGGAAGAGGGCGTCTCCTCGCTCGGCCGCTACAAGTTCCAGAATTATGTGAAAGAGATCTACTACGACAGCGACACCAACGTGGCGCTCCTGAGCGGAGCGCCGTTCGACGATCCGAGCTGGTGGCTCCTTTCCAACGAGCAGATCGTCAAGGCACGCGAACTCATCAACGACTTCGCCGGTTCGCGCCGTCTGCTGGCGCACAGCGTCATCACCCCAAAGCAGCCCGGCTGGATGGAGGAGGTCGACAAGGCGATCGAGGTCTACAAGCCGGATTCCTGGAAGTCCTACACGATCGGCGATCCGCTGGCGCCCTCCAAGTTCCCCTGGCGGCTCGACGACGAGCAGGTGATGTATCCGTTCTACGAAAAAGCCGTGAAGGCCGGCATCAACACGCTGTGCATCCACAAGGGGCTGCTGCCGCCCGATTACGAGAAGTCGTTCGCCGGCGTGTGGGAATACGCAACCGCGTGGGACATCGGAAAGGCGGCGAAGGACTGGCCGCAGATGAATTTCGTGATCTATCACTCGGCGCTGCGGGCGTTCCTCGAACTGCCGGACAAGGCGTGGGCGGAGTTCGAGCAGACCGGCCGCATCCAGTGGGCCACGGACCTCGCGGAAATCCCGCAGAAGTTCGGCGTCACCAATGTCTATGCCGAGCTCGGCACGTCCTTTGCCAACTCGGCGGTGGCGCATCCGAAGTTCTGCGCCGCGCTGGTCGGCACGTTGATCAAGGGCATGGGGGTTGATCACGTCATGTGGGGTACTGACTCGGTCTGGTACGGCTCACCGCAGTGGCAGATCGAGGCGCTGCGCCGCCTCGAAATTCCCGAGGACATGCAGAAGAAATACGGCTTTGCGCCGCTCGGCGACGCCAATAGCGCCACCAAGCAGCAGATCTTCTCGGGCAATGCACTCAGGTTTTACAAGATCAAGCTCAAGGCGGCCGAAAACACGAGGATGCCAACCTATTCCGAGGACCGCCTCGCGGCGCTCAAGAACGAGTACGCTCAAGCGGCGACGCAGCCCTCGAACCTCCGCTACGGCTACGTTCGCGCGGCCTGA
- the thrS gene encoding threonine--tRNA ligase — MDDLDHRNLGVQLKLWHLQEDAPGMVFWHPRGYAVYRVLEDYLRRKMRQAGYAEVRTPQLLPKEFWGRSGHWDKFREHMFRVDDGELAMALKPMSCPCHVQIFNKGLRSWRELPIRYAEFGSCHRNEPSGSLHGIMRTRAFEQDDAHVFCREEDVEGEVARFIALLGEVYRDLGFPDYEVALATRPAVRAGDDATWDWSEAKLGDAARQCGLVPQINPGEGAFYGPKLEFALRDRLGRSWQCGTVQLDGVLPQRLEASYIAPDGSRARPLMIHHAIFGSLGRMLAILLEHHGGALPFWLSPDQVAVAPISKDQAGYGADVLAAFEDAGIRAVAYDGADTLSRRIVAAHEMAVPVMAIVGGREMREGRVTLRERDGSQAAVPLAEAVSRLQARARPGALVAEPSLVSNS; from the coding sequence ATGGACGATCTCGACCACAGAAATCTCGGCGTACAACTCAAACTCTGGCACCTTCAAGAAGATGCGCCGGGCATGGTGTTCTGGCATCCGCGCGGCTATGCCGTCTACCGGGTGCTGGAGGACTATCTCCGACGCAAGATGCGCCAAGCCGGCTATGCCGAGGTCCGGACGCCGCAGCTGCTGCCAAAGGAGTTCTGGGGCCGCAGCGGCCACTGGGACAAATTCCGCGAGCACATGTTCCGGGTCGACGACGGCGAGCTGGCGATGGCGCTGAAGCCGATGTCGTGCCCGTGCCATGTGCAGATCTTCAACAAGGGGCTGCGCTCGTGGCGGGAGCTTCCGATCCGCTATGCCGAGTTCGGCTCCTGTCACCGCAATGAGCCTTCCGGTTCGCTCCACGGCATCATGCGGACGCGCGCCTTCGAGCAGGACGATGCGCATGTGTTCTGCCGGGAGGAGGACGTGGAGGGCGAAGTCGCGCGCTTCATTGCCCTGCTGGGCGAGGTCTACCGCGACCTCGGTTTTCCTGACTACGAGGTGGCGCTGGCGACGCGGCCGGCGGTGCGCGCCGGCGACGACGCGACGTGGGACTGGTCGGAGGCGAAGCTCGGCGATGCTGCGCGGCAATGCGGTCTCGTGCCTCAAATCAATCCCGGCGAAGGCGCGTTCTACGGACCGAAGCTGGAATTCGCGTTGCGCGACCGGCTGGGACGATCCTGGCAGTGCGGCACGGTGCAACTCGACGGCGTCCTGCCGCAGCGGCTCGAGGCGTCCTACATCGCTCCCGACGGCAGCCGCGCCAGGCCCTTGATGATCCATCACGCCATCTTCGGATCGCTCGGCCGCATGCTGGCGATCCTGCTCGAGCACCATGGCGGCGCGCTTCCGTTCTGGCTGTCACCGGACCAGGTTGCGGTTGCGCCGATCTCGAAAGACCAGGCCGGATACGGCGCGGACGTTCTGGCAGCGTTCGAGGATGCCGGGATCAGAGCCGTTGCCTATGACGGCGCCGATACCCTTTCGCGACGCATCGTGGCGGCGCATGAAATGGCGGTGCCGGTGATGGCTATTGTCGGCGGGCGCGAGATGAGGGAAGGCCGGGTGACCTTGCGCGAGCGCGACGGCTCGCAGGCCGCCGTTCCGCTGGCCGAGGCGGTGTCGCGCCTGCAGGCGAGAGCGCGGCCGGGCGCCCTTGTGGCTGAGCCGTCGCTGGTCAGTAACTCCTGA
- a CDS encoding DUF1254 domain-containing protein: MIRLMFTIIAGVLLGGVVHLVSVLALPRIATQDAYSRLTPMTKENAVTALPLAEPNNAPMPFMDPAFAVAICRYDLKDGPLKLTVPVSQAYTSVSFYTRNEVAYYAINDRSAGRKVIELDLMTEAQHSELPEDEEVTAADRLIIDSPTVTGLIVLKALAPEPGLMPQAQASLAASRCTIETEPPPAKQPESAAPPPPAAPAPRSKR; this comes from the coding sequence ATGATCCGGCTGATGTTCACCATCATTGCGGGCGTGCTGCTGGGCGGCGTGGTGCATCTCGTCAGCGTGCTGGCGCTGCCGCGGATTGCCACCCAGGACGCCTATTCGCGGCTGACGCCGATGACCAAGGAGAACGCCGTCACGGCGCTGCCGCTGGCCGAGCCCAACAACGCGCCGATGCCGTTCATGGACCCGGCCTTTGCGGTGGCGATCTGCCGCTACGACCTCAAGGATGGTCCGCTGAAACTCACGGTACCGGTCAGCCAGGCCTATACCTCGGTGTCGTTCTACACGCGCAACGAGGTCGCCTATTACGCCATCAACGACCGCTCCGCCGGCCGCAAGGTGATCGAGCTCGATTTGATGACGGAAGCGCAGCATTCCGAATTGCCGGAGGATGAGGAAGTCACCGCCGCCGACCGGCTGATCATCGACTCGCCGACCGTCACCGGGCTGATCGTGCTGAAGGCGCTGGCGCCGGAGCCCGGCCTGATGCCGCAGGCACAGGCCTCGCTCGCGGCATCGCGTTGCACGATCGAGACCGAGCCGCCACCGGCCAAGCAACCCGAATCGGCCGCGCCCCCGCCGCCCGCCGCCCCCGCGCCGCGCTCCAAGCGCTGA
- a CDS encoding DUF1214 domain-containing protein, which produces MRLIFITLLALALATAVGLGSTYMTATRGTDLGTLTIGAWTARPKSGSSDIDPYSRASIARSGELPVGTGDGIAFTATTDDNKKPLDGRCDVVVSGVTPAARFWTLTLFDRKGHLVANSLQRYGFTSQEIVRGSDGGFEIRVAARSRAGNWLPTGGIERYALMLRLYDTPVGVATRTQRDAPMPSISTVNCP; this is translated from the coding sequence GTGCGGCTGATCTTCATCACCTTGCTGGCGTTGGCGCTTGCCACGGCCGTCGGCCTCGGCTCGACCTATATGACGGCGACGCGCGGCACCGATCTCGGCACGCTCACGATCGGCGCCTGGACCGCGCGGCCCAAGAGCGGCAGTTCCGACATCGACCCCTATTCGCGCGCCTCGATTGCCCGCAGCGGCGAATTGCCTGTCGGCACCGGCGACGGCATCGCCTTTACGGCCACCACCGATGACAACAAGAAGCCGCTCGACGGGCGCTGCGATGTCGTCGTCAGCGGGGTGACGCCGGCGGCCCGGTTCTGGACGCTGACGCTGTTCGACCGCAAGGGGCACCTGGTCGCCAATTCGCTGCAGCGTTACGGCTTCACCAGCCAGGAAATCGTCCGCGGCTCCGATGGCGGGTTCGAGATCCGGGTCGCCGCACGCTCGCGCGCCGGCAACTGGCTGCCGACCGGCGGCATCGAGCGTTATGCGCTGATGCTGCGGCTGTATGATACGCCGGTCGGCGTTGCGACGCGGACGCAGCGCGACGCGCCGATGCCCTCGATATCCACGGTGAACTGCCCATGA